ATTGTCCGGAGCCGCTCTGCTCCCGCAGCCGAATCGTGACGGTTTCCTGAGCCGGGGCCGCGGCGACGAGCAGGATCGCAAGCAAAACGCCGAGGCTGAACGGAATCCGCTTCATGGCATCCTCCTGAAAATTGGGATAGAAGATCGGCTATCGCCGTTCTTCGCTCTCAGAGGCCAATGCGCTCAGATAAGCAATCAGATCCGCCACCTGCGCATCCGTCAGGTCTCCCCCGATCGCCGGCATCTGCCCACCCCCTTCCCGGATCTGCTGGGCGATAAACACGGGAGTA
This genomic window from Thermoflexus sp. contains:
- a CDS encoding cytochrome c; protein product: AVARGRALFRERCESCHLDGGRRPGVGLGFEPPAPILVDALRQHTPVFIAQQIREGGGQMPAIGGDLTDAQVADLIAYLSALASESEERR